The Aphidius gifuensis isolate YNYX2018 linkage group LG2, ASM1490517v1, whole genome shotgun sequence DNA window gttttctTGCTTGTTGTTGGCGATAGACAAATAATGGTCTAAATACTTTTGATTCTTCAGCTTGAAGATCTGTATTTTCATCGATTGATCTTGCTTgacgatttaattttttattttgaatattattgtgttCCATTCGTGAATGAAATATTGGATGACCTTGACGAATTTTAGCTGATGATTTTAGGCTTTTTGGTATgtctgatgataaatttataaccgGAAAATgagtcattaaatttattctttctaTATTGCCATTAtttgagagaattttttttggtaaaccGTATGCTTGGATACTTGGTTCTCGATtagttggaaaattatttattgaattattattttcaggcTTTTTTATTAGCTCAAGACTGTCGACGCTTATTGCAATCACCAAGATCACAAATAAatactgaaaaa harbors:
- the LOC122850196 gene encoding uncharacterized protein LOC122850196; its protein translation is MKFITNYLFVILVIAISVDSLELIKKPENNNSINNFPTNREPSIQAYGLPKKILSNNGNIERINLMTHFPVINLSSDIPKSLKSSAKIRQGHPIFHSRMEHNNIQNKKLNRQARSIDENTDLQAEESKVFRPLFVYRQQQARKQQFKNRKNKKYYGEKKKKFNKNNSYYSSSHYSF